The Hypanus sabinus isolate sHypSab1 chromosome 3, sHypSab1.hap1, whole genome shotgun sequence genome contains a region encoding:
- the LOC132390679 gene encoding importin subunit alpha-3-like: MAENNKLDNQRIKNFKKKGRGLETMRRQQNEIVVELRKIRRDEHYLKRRNVLVSNEESDLDGDAKVQNVSLDEIIKNATSDNQEIQLSGVQAARELIASKYAPPVGDLITSGIFPILMHCMEQDQNHPLQFEAVWALANVVYGSSEHTEAVIKSNAVPLLLNLISSPHQDVCEQALLALGNIIADGSKYRDYVIGLGVIKPITSFVNCSIPLTLLHTITWVIVNICRQKDPPLPKEVVQEILPALCDLIHYTDVHTLIDTILALSFITDAEDDQIQMVIDSGIVPHLVPLFGHQEVNIQTVSLRAVGNIVTGTDEQAQVVLNCGALSYFPALLTHSNAKVCKDAVWFLSNVTAGNQQQEQAVISANLVPPVVKLMENGDFATQKETAWVIANLANSGRKEQIDYLVEQNVIIPFCKLLTLMDPQIIIVVLDGLSNIINTANDKTELIVNQIEECGGLQIIEQLQLHENEEIYKLAYDILDQLTSEEEDNTYVVTAKAQDAKLSFNSSADDPEKGFQI; this comes from the coding sequence AtggcagaaaacaacaaattagaCAATCAAAGGATTAAGAATTTCAAGAAAAAGGGACGGGGTCTGGAGACTATGAGACGGCAACAAAATGAGATTGTTGTTGAACTAAGAAAAATCAGAAGAGATGAACACTACTTAAAGCGGAGAAATGTTCTAGTAAGCAATGAAGAATCTGATCTGGATGGTGATGCCAAAGTTCAAAATGTATCATTAgatgaaataataaaaaatgcaaCTAGTGATAACCAGGAAATTCAGCTCAGCGGAGTGCAAGCTGCTAGAGAGCTGATCGCCAGTAAATATGCTCCTCCAGTAGGTGATTTAATCACCTCTGGCATTTTTCCGATTCTTATGCATTGTATGGAACAGGACCAAAATCATCCGTTGCAGTTTGAAGCAGTATGGGCTTTGGCAAATGTTGTTTATGGTTCATCAGAACATACAGAAGCTGTGATTAAATCAAATGCTGTGCCACTCTTGTTAAATCTGATAAGCTCTCCACATCAGGATGTATGTGAGCAAGCACTTTTGGCTTTAGGTAATATCATAGCTGATGGATCCAAATATAGAGATTATGTCATTGGTTTAGGAGTGATAAAACCCATTACATCTTTTGTCAATTGTTCGATACCCCTTACTCTCCTTCACACGATCACATGGGTCATTGTCAATATCTGCCGTCAGAAAGATCCTCCACTACCAAAGGAAGTTGTTCAAGAGATTCTTCCAGCTTTGTGTGACCTTATTCACTACACTGATGTTCATACTTTAATAGATACTATCTTAGCTTTGTCTTTCATAACAGATGCTGAAGATGATCAGATTCAGATGGTTATAGACTCAGGAATAGTTCCTCATTTGGTGCCTCTTTTTGGCCATCAGGAAGTTAATATTCAAACTGTTTCATTGCGAGCTGTAGGAAATATAGTAACTGGCACTGACGAACAAGCACAAGTAGTCTTGAACTGCGGAGCACTTTCTTATTTCCCAGCACTGTTAACTCATTCTAATGCAAAAGTGTGTAAAGATGCAGTATGGTTTCTCTCCAATGTCACTGCTGGGAACCAGCAGCAAGAACAGGCAGTAATCAGTGCTAACCTTGTTCCTCCAGTTGTAAAACTAATGGAAAATGGGGACTTTGCAACTCAAAAAGAAACTGCTTGGGTCATAGCCAATCTAGCTAATAGTGGCAGAAAAGAACAGATTGATTATCTAGTTGAACAGAATGTAATCATTCCATTTTGCAAGCTGCTTACACTGATGGACCCTCAGATAATTATAGTGGTGCTGGATGGGCTAAGTAATATAATCAATACAGCAAATGATAAGACAGAACTGATAGTCAATCAGATTGAAGAGTGTGGAGGTTTGCAAATAATTGAACAACTACAACTTCATGAAAATGAGGAGATATATAAACTGGCATATGATATTCTTGATCAGTTGACATCAGAGGAAGAGGATAACACTTATGTGGTAACAGCAAAAGCGCAAGATGCAAAACTCAGTTTTAATTCTTCTGCAGATGATCCAGAGAAAGGGTTCCAGATCTAA